The following proteins are co-located in the Thermus tengchongensis genome:
- a CDS encoding CBS domain-containing protein, whose product MRVVVAHENLDFDALGSMVLAGRLFPGSVLALIGGLEGPLKEIAPLLEDRLDLVPAAEIPVEKVTEVVLVDNARPERIGPFKALVGRVPFQVYDHHPRAPGDVPAVGGRVAQVGATVSLLVPLVRERGLTLTPLEATLAYAGLWEDTGGFSFPSTTPLDLEAAHFLAQQGAEIPRVREWVRPQLGEEAREILKSLIRTAKVVERQGFRLLLARAQEEGYVPALAPLAHTLLDLHEADGVLLVLRLAREVLLIARSRERLDVGRWLSQVGGGGHPRAAFARVRGVRNAVRRLLESLPQYLEPEPTLAEVMSAPVETLRPTTVREALRILEERGYGAMPVVEPLEGGRVRVLGLARRRDLRKAERLGLAEHPVEGFLARALVLPPETPLSQVEPHLKAGGGRVLVGERLGEGVKLLGIFTRTDLYRKKPALEKPLGERILEALPEGARRVVLALREAFPQGIYLVGGAVRDALLDRSGPDLDLVLEPGIRVGEVAHFLVERFGGSYGLHYAFGTARVHVSFGLTVDLAESREEVYPYPGALPQVRPAPIAKDLERRDYTVNAMALSLATLELLDPYGGLEDLRNRLLRPLHPLSFVEDPSRIVRGARLAARLAFRFSEEALKALPPALLPEVLKGASKSRLRDELFLTLEEDTFLEALSLLEELGALGPLYGLKLPPKNPFVRLRWGPLEDEGFPPGRGRVEARLLLLLYFQENPLEKASALGLPKRLQEALALLLKGSWEEADKEVLGKEPLRSVFLALFPEKEAWLTEKRRVLMGRDLLQLGLKPGPRVGEILRQVAEARARGEVRTFEEELALARRLIGDGSFSVPQ is encoded by the coding sequence GTGCGGGTGGTGGTGGCCCACGAGAACCTGGACTTTGACGCCCTGGGCTCCATGGTCCTGGCAGGCAGGCTCTTTCCGGGAAGCGTTCTGGCCTTGATTGGGGGCCTCGAGGGGCCCTTGAAAGAGATTGCCCCCCTTTTGGAGGATCGTCTGGATCTTGTCCCGGCTGCAGAGATTCCTGTGGAAAAGGTGACCGAGGTGGTCCTGGTGGACAACGCCCGCCCCGAGCGCATCGGCCCCTTCAAGGCCCTGGTGGGCCGGGTGCCCTTTCAGGTCTATGACCACCACCCCCGGGCCCCGGGGGACGTGCCTGCGGTGGGGGGCAGGGTGGCCCAGGTGGGGGCCACGGTGAGCCTGCTGGTGCCCCTGGTGCGGGAACGGGGCCTGACGCTCACCCCCTTGGAGGCCACCTTGGCCTACGCGGGGCTTTGGGAGGACACCGGGGGCTTCAGCTTTCCCTCCACCACGCCTTTGGACCTCGAGGCCGCCCACTTTCTCGCCCAGCAGGGAGCGGAGATCCCCCGGGTGCGGGAGTGGGTGCGGCCTCAGCTGGGGGAGGAGGCCCGTGAGATTCTCAAAAGCCTTATCCGCACCGCCAAGGTGGTGGAACGGCAGGGGTTCCGGCTCCTCCTCGCCCGGGCTCAGGAGGAGGGCTATGTGCCGGCCTTGGCCCCCCTTGCCCATACCCTTTTGGACCTGCACGAGGCCGATGGCGTTCTCCTGGTCCTCCGGCTTGCCCGGGAGGTCCTCCTCATCGCCCGGAGCCGGGAACGGTTGGATGTGGGCCGCTGGCTTTCCCAGGTGGGAGGTGGAGGGCACCCGCGGGCGGCCTTTGCCCGGGTGCGGGGGGTGCGCAATGCGGTGCGGCGCCTTCTGGAAAGCCTACCCCAGTACCTGGAACCCGAGCCCACCCTAGCCGAGGTTATGTCCGCGCCTGTGGAAACCTTGCGCCCCACCACCGTGCGGGAAGCCCTGCGGATCCTGGAGGAGCGGGGGTACGGGGCCATGCCCGTGGTGGAGCCCCTGGAGGGGGGAAGGGTGCGGGTCTTGGGCCTGGCCCGGCGAAGGGACCTCAGGAAGGCGGAAAGGCTCGGCCTGGCGGAGCATCCCGTGGAGGGCTTTTTGGCCCGGGCCCTTGTCCTTCCCCCGGAGACCCCCCTTTCCCAGGTGGAGCCCCACTTGAAGGCGGGAGGGGGAAGGGTCCTGGTGGGGGAGAGGTTGGGGGAGGGGGTTAAGCTTCTTGGGATCTTTACCCGTACCGACCTCTACCGCAAGAAGCCCGCTTTGGAGAAGCCTCTGGGGGAGCGGATCCTGGAAGCCTTGCCCGAAGGGGCCAGGCGGGTGGTATTGGCCCTTAGGGAGGCCTTCCCGCAAGGGATCTACCTGGTGGGGGGGGCGGTGCGGGATGCCCTTTTGGACCGGTCGGGCCCCGACCTGGACCTGGTTCTGGAACCGGGGATCAGGGTGGGGGAGGTGGCCCATTTCCTAGTGGAGCGGTTTGGGGGAAGCTACGGCCTGCACTACGCCTTCGGCACCGCCCGGGTGCACGTGAGCTTTGGCCTTACCGTGGACCTGGCGGAAAGCCGCGAAGAGGTCTACCCCTACCCCGGGGCCCTGCCCCAGGTGCGTCCGGCCCCCATCGCCAAGGACCTGGAGAGGCGGGATTACACGGTGAACGCCATGGCCCTGTCCCTGGCGACTTTAGAGCTTTTAGATCCCTATGGGGGCCTCGAGGATCTAAGGAACCGCCTCCTCCGCCCCCTTCATCCCCTTTCCTTCGTAGAGGACCCGAGCCGCATCGTCCGGGGGGCGCGCCTGGCCGCCCGGTTGGCCTTTCGTTTTTCCGAGGAGGCCTTAAAGGCCTTGCCCCCAGCCCTTCTTCCCGAGGTGCTCAAGGGCGCCAGCAAGAGCCGCCTGCGCGACGAGCTCTTCTTGACCCTGGAGGAGGACACCTTCCTCGAGGCCCTTTCCCTTTTGGAGGAGCTTGGCGCTTTGGGTCCCCTCTACGGGCTAAAGCTTCCACCCAAGAACCCCTTTGTGCGGCTTAGGTGGGGGCCTCTGGAAGACGAGGGATTCCCCCCTGGGCGGGGGAGGGTGGAAGCCCGCCTCCTCCTTCTCCTCTACTTCCAGGAAAACCCCCTGGAAAAGGCCTCGGCCCTGGGGCTTCCCAAGCGGTTACAGGAGGCCTTGGCCCTGCTTCTCAAAGGCTCCTGGGAGGAGGCGGACAAGGAGGTCTTGGGAAAAGAACCCCTGCGGAGCGTTTTCCTAGCCCTCTTTCCCGAGAAGGAGGCCTGGCTTACGGAAAAGAGGCGGGTCCTCATGGGACGGGATCTCTTGCAGCTGGGCCTAAAGCCCGGTCCCAGGGTGGGGGAGATCCTGCGCCAGGTGGCCGAGGCGCGGGCCCGGGGGGAGGTAAGGACCTTCGAGGAGGAACTGGCCTTAGCCCGTAGACTGATAGGCGATGGGTCTTTTTCCGTACCTCAATGA
- the nfo gene encoding endonuclease IV has protein sequence MRRYGFHLSIAGKKGVAGAVEEAQALGLSAFQIFAKSPRSWKTRALSSTEVEAFRALREMAGELPGVVHASYLVNLGAEGELWEKSVMSLADDLEKARLLGLEYVVVHPGSGSPERVKEGLLRALRLAGVRDRPQLLVENTAGGGEKVGARFEELSWLIQDTPLGVCLDTCHAYAAGYDVKEAPEAVLTELDRTVGLERVPVVHLNDSVGGLGSRIDHHAHLLQGQIGEGLKGVLLDPRLAGRVFILETPRSPEEDTWNLKVLREWLEETPP, from the coding sequence ATGAGGCGCTACGGCTTCCACCTCTCCATCGCCGGCAAGAAGGGGGTGGCGGGGGCGGTGGAGGAGGCCCAGGCCCTGGGCCTTTCCGCCTTCCAGATCTTCGCCAAAAGCCCGAGGAGCTGGAAAACCCGCGCCCTCTCCTCCACCGAGGTGGAGGCCTTCCGGGCGCTTCGGGAGATGGCGGGGGAGCTTCCCGGGGTGGTCCACGCCTCCTACCTGGTGAACCTGGGGGCGGAAGGGGAGCTTTGGGAAAAGAGCGTGATGAGCCTGGCGGACGACCTGGAAAAGGCCCGCCTCCTGGGTCTGGAGTACGTGGTGGTCCACCCCGGCTCCGGAAGCCCCGAGCGGGTGAAGGAAGGGCTCTTGAGGGCCCTGCGCCTGGCCGGGGTGCGGGATAGGCCCCAGCTTTTGGTGGAGAACACCGCCGGGGGCGGGGAGAAGGTGGGGGCGCGCTTTGAGGAGCTCTCCTGGCTCATCCAGGACACCCCCTTAGGGGTCTGCCTGGACACCTGCCACGCCTACGCCGCGGGCTACGACGTGAAGGAGGCCCCGGAAGCCGTCCTCACCGAGCTGGACCGCACCGTGGGCCTGGAGCGGGTACCCGTGGTCCACCTCAACGACTCCGTGGGCGGCCTGGGAAGCCGCATCGACCACCACGCCCACCTTCTCCAAGGCCAGATCGGGGAGGGCCTCAAGGGGGTGCTCCTGGACCCCCGGCTGGCGGGTAGGGTGTTCATCCTGGAAACCCCCAGGAGCCCGGAGGAAGACACCTGGAACCTGAAGGTTCTAAGGGAGTGGCTAGAGGAAACCCCCCCCTAA
- a CDS encoding site-2 protease family protein, which translates to MIGLLQQDPLAFILTFAVLVFSLVLHELGHAYAAYLFGDPTAKRAGRLTLNPLKHLDPLGTVLLLFVGFGWAKPVPIYPPAFRHYRLGLFMVSIAGIAINLVLAVLFALLVRGLFALDPVGVVMTLRGEGQTGLGLLALAAFFASSINLVLAVFNLLPIPPLDGSKILQSLLPLSWQPLLWRLEQYAWLSFLLILTVLRGPIQEVLRWARRVFFGFFFG; encoded by the coding sequence ATGATCGGCCTTTTGCAGCAGGATCCCCTAGCCTTTATCCTTACCTTCGCCGTTTTGGTGTTTAGCCTGGTCCTTCACGAGCTGGGCCACGCCTACGCCGCCTACCTCTTCGGGGACCCCACCGCCAAGCGGGCGGGCCGCCTCACCCTGAACCCCTTGAAGCACCTGGACCCTTTGGGCACGGTCCTCCTCCTCTTCGTGGGCTTCGGCTGGGCCAAACCGGTGCCCATCTACCCCCCGGCCTTCCGCCACTACCGCCTGGGGCTCTTCATGGTCTCCATCGCCGGGATCGCCATCAACCTGGTCCTGGCGGTGCTCTTTGCCCTCCTGGTTCGGGGGCTATTTGCCCTGGATCCCGTGGGAGTGGTCATGACCCTAAGGGGGGAGGGGCAGACTGGGCTTGGCCTGCTGGCCCTGGCGGCCTTTTTCGCCAGCTCCATCAACCTGGTCCTGGCGGTCTTCAACCTCCTGCCCATCCCGCCCCTGGACGGCTCCAAGATCCTGCAAAGCCTCCTGCCCCTTTCCTGGCAGCCCCTCCTTTGGCGTCTGGAGCAGTACGCCTGGCTTTCCTTTCTCCTGATCCTCACCGTGCTCCGGGGGCCCATCCAGGAGGTGTTGCGTTGGGCCAGGAGAGTCTTTTTCGGCTTTTTCTTCGGCTAG
- a CDS encoding zinc metalloprotease: protein MGLFPYLNDPPVFLVALALSVFGLVIHNLFQAYLADRYGDTAPRRYGFLSLDLKAHLEPLGLVFLLLLGFGWPRSVPTNLPGRKGAMVALMGPLGFFVAAFLYGLLARFLPYPFGEGLLLAQRLMLLHAAIYLFPVPPLDGAKALYAVGGYEARRFLEQLAAYGPLGFILIFLVLSYTGVTGAVVQGLAGFLATLYRVIGL, encoded by the coding sequence ATGGGTCTTTTTCCGTACCTCAATGACCCCCCGGTCTTCCTGGTGGCCTTGGCCCTAAGCGTGTTCGGCTTAGTGATCCACAACCTCTTCCAGGCCTACCTGGCGGACCGTTATGGGGATACGGCTCCCCGCCGCTACGGTTTCCTCTCCTTGGACCTAAAGGCCCACCTTGAACCTTTAGGCCTGGTCTTTTTGCTCCTTTTGGGTTTCGGATGGCCGAGATCCGTACCCACGAACCTTCCGGGAAGGAAGGGGGCCATGGTGGCCCTCATGGGGCCTTTGGGGTTCTTTGTGGCCGCCTTCCTCTATGGCCTTCTCGCCCGCTTCCTGCCCTATCCCTTCGGCGAAGGGCTTTTGCTGGCCCAAAGGCTCATGCTCCTTCACGCCGCCATCTACCTTTTCCCCGTGCCTCCCTTGGATGGGGCCAAGGCCCTCTACGCGGTGGGCGGGTATGAGGCCCGGCGCTTTCTGGAGCAGCTTGCGGCCTACGGACCCCTGGGTTTCATCCTGATCTTTCTGGTTCTCTCCTATACCGGGGTTACCGGGGCGGTGGTCCAAGGGCTTGCGGGCTTCTTGGCCACGCTATACCGGGTCATCGGGTTATGA